In one window of Rhodopseudomonas palustris HaA2 DNA:
- a CDS encoding NifU family protein — protein sequence MFIQTEPTPNPATLKFIPGRVVLDSGTMEFTDRSQAARSPLAERLFDVDGVSGVFYGSDFVTVTKDGGDWQHLKPAILGAIMEHYMSGAPILADGKTDGDAGDEDDEFFAERDAETVEIIKDLIETRVRPAVANDGGDITFRGFKDGIVYLAMKGACSGCPSSTATLQHGIQNLLKHFVPEVVEVRPV from the coding sequence ATGTTCATTCAGACCGAACCCACGCCGAATCCCGCCACCCTGAAATTCATCCCCGGCCGCGTCGTGCTCGACAGCGGCACGATGGAATTCACCGACCGCAGCCAGGCGGCGCGCTCGCCGCTGGCGGAGCGGCTGTTCGACGTCGATGGCGTCAGCGGCGTGTTCTACGGCTCGGATTTCGTCACCGTCACCAAGGACGGCGGCGACTGGCAGCACCTCAAGCCGGCGATTCTCGGCGCGATCATGGAGCACTACATGTCCGGCGCGCCGATCCTGGCCGACGGCAAGACGGATGGCGACGCCGGCGACGAGGACGACGAGTTCTTCGCCGAGCGCGACGCCGAGACCGTCGAGATCATCAAGGACCTGATCGAGACGCGGGTGCGCCCGGCGGTCGCCAATGACGGCGGCGACATCACCTTCCGCGGCTTCAAGGACGGCATCGTCTATCTCGCCATGAAGGGCGCCTGCTCCGGCTGCCCGTCCTCGACCGCGACGCTGCAGCACGGCATCCAGAACCTGCTGAA
- the trpS gene encoding tryptophan--tRNA ligase, translating into MAITQRVFSGVQPTGNLHLGNYLGAIVNFVKLQETHNCIYCVVDLHAITVPVTVWGGPDELRRNTREVTAAFIAAGIDPQKHIIFNQSQVAEHAELAWVFNCVARLGWLNRMTQFKEKAGKDRENASIGLYDYPVLMASDILVYRATHVPVGEDQKQHLELTRDIAQKFNNDFSASIAAQGLGDAYFPLPEPVITGPATRVMSLRDGTKKMSKSDPSDYSRINLTDDADAIAQKIRKAKTDPEPLPTEEKGLEPRPEADNLVGIFAALAGKPKAQVLSEFGGGQFSAFKSNLVDLAVEKLSPIAGEMKRLSADHGYVDSVLASGSDRARVIAAETMTAVKDIMGMVRKKG; encoded by the coding sequence ATCTCGGCAACTACCTCGGCGCGATCGTGAATTTCGTGAAGCTGCAGGAGACTCACAACTGCATCTATTGCGTGGTCGATCTGCACGCCATCACCGTGCCGGTGACGGTCTGGGGCGGCCCGGACGAATTGCGTCGCAACACCCGCGAGGTCACCGCGGCGTTCATCGCCGCCGGCATCGATCCGCAGAAGCACATCATCTTCAACCAGAGCCAAGTCGCCGAACACGCCGAACTCGCCTGGGTGTTCAATTGCGTCGCCCGGCTCGGCTGGCTCAACCGCATGACCCAGTTCAAGGAGAAGGCCGGCAAGGACCGCGAGAACGCCTCGATTGGACTATATGATTATCCGGTGCTGATGGCGTCCGACATTCTGGTCTACCGCGCCACCCATGTGCCGGTCGGCGAGGACCAGAAGCAGCATCTGGAACTGACCCGCGACATCGCCCAGAAGTTCAACAACGACTTCTCCGCCTCGATCGCCGCGCAGGGCCTCGGCGACGCTTACTTCCCGCTGCCCGAGCCGGTGATCACCGGGCCTGCGACCCGGGTGATGAGCCTGCGCGACGGCACCAAGAAGATGTCGAAATCGGATCCGTCGGACTACTCGCGCATCAACCTCACCGACGACGCCGACGCGATCGCGCAGAAGATCCGCAAGGCCAAGACCGATCCGGAGCCGCTGCCGACCGAGGAGAAGGGGCTGGAGCCGCGCCCGGAGGCCGACAATCTGGTCGGCATCTTTGCGGCGCTGGCCGGCAAGCCGAAGGCCCAGGTGCTGAGCGAATTCGGCGGCGGGCAGTTCTCCGCATTCAAGTCGAATCTGGTCGATCTCGCGGTCGAGAAATTGTCGCCGATCGCCGGCGAGATGAAGCGGCTGTCGGCCGACCACGGCTATGTCGATTCGGTGCTGGCATCGGGCAGCGACCGCGCCCGCGTGATCGCCGCCGAAACCATGACGGCGGTCAAGGACATCATGGGCATGGTGCGGAAGAAGGGCTGA
- a CDS encoding universal stress protein, protein MSSQRRSYESGHKPKCLVVVDDTAEWDRAVYYASRWAVRVGGGVVMLRVIEIPDQNQQWLGVADVMRAEAIDIAEQALDRASGRANGVAGITPERVIREGDTIAQIRKAIEADVDITTLVLAASDGPDGPGPIVTAMVRHLGSFPVPVVVVASSLTDDDIDALT, encoded by the coding sequence ATGAGCAGCCAGCGACGCAGCTACGAATCCGGCCACAAGCCGAAATGCCTCGTCGTGGTCGACGATACCGCCGAGTGGGATCGCGCGGTGTATTACGCCAGCCGCTGGGCGGTGCGGGTCGGCGGCGGCGTGGTGATGCTGCGAGTGATCGAGATTCCCGACCAGAACCAGCAATGGCTCGGCGTCGCCGATGTGATGCGCGCCGAGGCGATCGACATCGCCGAACAGGCGCTCGACCGCGCCTCCGGCCGCGCCAATGGCGTCGCCGGCATCACCCCGGAGCGGGTGATCCGCGAGGGCGACACCATCGCCCAGATCCGCAAGGCGATCGAGGCCGACGTCGACATCACCACGCTGGTGCTGGCGGCGAGCGACGGCCCGGACGGCCCGGGCCCGATCGTCACCGCGATGGTGCGCCATCTCGGCTCGTTCCCGGTTCCCGTCGTGGTGGTGGCGTCGAGCCTGACCGACGACGACATCGACGCGCTGACCTGA